The Capsicum annuum cultivar UCD-10X-F1 unplaced genomic scaffold, UCD10Xv1.1 ctg21791, whole genome shotgun sequence genome includes the window TTCCCAAAGATGCTTCTTTAGCACTAATATGCCGAATAAGCTTCACTAGCGTTAACGGATTCATTGAAGTATTCCAATTCCTCAAAACTCTAAGAAGTCGTTTAAGTGATACAAAGATTAGTTTATGTGTTGGAGATATTTGGTacaatcattattttattcatcctcaaatagctttcctttgaatgaaataaatatcaaattttaaacaaATTTGGTTTCTTACTCCAACTTTGAATAATTATTTCCAACTCAATAGGCAGGAACCATGGGACCTAGACAACCGTGGCATGACTTGCATTGCAAGATTGAAGGACCTGCTGCATATGATGTACTCACGAACTTTGAGCAGCGGTGGAAAAAAGCCACAAAATGGTCAGAGTTTGGAAGACGTTTAAAAAAGATATCTCATTGGCATGACGATGCTTTGATTAAAATAGAAAGGATTTCTTGGATTATAAGTCCTACCTCTTCTGTTTCAAATGATGACCAATCTTTGTGGGTTACCAACGAAGATGATCCGGAAAACTGGCATGTTCAGGTTCATAGGAATTAACTTTTTTCTTCACGTAAAATATTGTTATTGACCAGGCTTAAGTAAGCTACAGCTAACATTGTTTTGTTTGAATGCTTACAGGTCTTTCGCTCTATTGATTCAGGGTCTTTGAAAGGATTTCCAAAAGATTGTTTGTTGGCTGAATCACAGGTGCATACTCTTGTAGcttcttgttttcttgaagttcatACTGAATGTTGGAAATCACATGCCAGCTTTAGTTAACTTTGGTTTTGAACTTGTTTAAGTTTCTTAATGAAAGGTCCTTGATATTTGTCATTGCAGAACCTTGTATGTGCAAAAAATTTGGTGATCGATAAAAGCATCCAGATGGCATATATTCAAGCAATAAGACGGGCACAACATTTTATCTATATTGAAAATCAATATTTCCTTGGGTCATCATATGCTTGGCATTCATATAACGAAGCAGGTTATTATCATTACTAGGAATAATAGTTGTTCCTAAATACAAATTTAATGTCTCCGACTGATGCAGCTTTTTCTCATTTTATGTTTGGTTGGGTTAAAGAAGAGGCTTAGGTGGAAGGTGAATTAGGTGGATTGGAAGGGACACTTTCCTTGTTTAATCATGAACAAATAACTGGGTAAAGTAATATTGTAGGCCGCTGAACCCTTATATTTCAAAAGTTGTGATGGCCTTCAGTTTTGGAGAGAATTATTACGATACTGATGAAAAATAGTTAAATTTCCCTTATGGTTCAAATCCCCCTCTTC containing:
- the LOC124890664 gene encoding phospholipase D delta-like, with translation MGPRQPWHDLHCKIEGPAAYDVLTNFEQRWKKATKWSEFGRRLKKISHWHDDALIKIERISWIISPTSSVSNDDQSLWVTNEDDPENWHVQVFRSIDSGSLKGFPKDCLLAESQNLVCAKNLVIDKSIQMAYIQAIRRAQHFIYIENQYFLGSSYAWHSYNEAGYYHY